A window from Mus caroli chromosome 2, CAROLI_EIJ_v1.1, whole genome shotgun sequence encodes these proteins:
- the LOC110289892 gene encoding olfactory receptor 4F6-like: MNEANYSEVSEFIFLGLSTYRPTQYFLFAFAIISYAATFLGNFSVVFIVIFDPHLHSSMYFLLANLSFIDFWFSTSTVPKLISDLYSGHSIISIQSCIFQMFVLHLLGGCEMVLLVAMAWDRYVAICKPLYYLTIMNPQMCLLLLIGAWIIGLIHSVAQLAFVVHLPFCASNEIDSFYCDLPRFIKMACINTYRMEFLVTADSGFISLSTFFLLIISYIFILFTVRKQSLGSLSKAFSTLSAHICVVVLFFGPCIFVYIWPFPTVPVDKFLAILDYMIIPILNPAIYTLRNKDMKVAMRRLSVQLLNRKSIC; the protein is encoded by the coding sequence ATGAATGAAGCAAATTACTCAGAAGTATCTGAATTTATATTCCTGGGACTATCAACCTACAGACCAACACAATATTTCCTCTTTGCTTTTGCTATAATATCATATGCAGCAACATTTCTAGGAAATTTCTCAGTTGTGTTTATAGTGATCTTTGACCCTCATTTACATTCATCCATGTACTTCCTTTTAGCTAATCTTTCATTCATTGACTTTTGGTTTTCTACCTCAACAGTTCCTAAGTTGATTTCTGACCTGTACTCAGGTCACAGTATCATTTCAATCCAGAGCTGCATCTTCCAGATGTTTGTCCTCCATCTCCTGGGGGGATGTGAGATGGTGTTGCTGGTAGCCATGGCCTGGGACAGATATGTGGCAATATGCAAACCCCTCTACTACCTGACCATCATGAACCCACAGATGTGTCTTTTGCTTTTGATTGGTGCCTGGATTATTGGTCTCATTCATTCAGTGGCTCAATTAGCTTTTGTTGTCCATTTGCCTTTTTGTGCTTCTAATGAGATAGATAGCTTTTACTGTGATCTTCCTCGGTTCATCAAAATGGCATGTATAAACACCTACAGAATGGAGTTCTTGGTTACTGCTGACAGTGGATTTATTTCTCTCAGTACCTTCTTCTTATTGATTATCTCTTACATCTTCATACTGTTTACTGTACGGAAACAGTCCTTAGGCAGTTTGTCCAAGGCCTTCTCTACACTTTCTGCTCACATTTGTGTGGTAGTTTTGTTCTTTGGACCATGCATCTTTGTGTACATATGGCCATTTCCTACTGTGCCAGTCGATAAGTTCCTGGCCATTCTGGACTACATGATTATACCCATCCTGAACCCTGCCATTTACACGCTGAGGAACAAAGACATGAAGGTGGCAATGAGAAGACTGAGTGTTCAACTCCTGAATAGGAAAAGTATCTGCTAA